The proteins below are encoded in one region of Levilactobacillus namurensis:
- a CDS encoding arginine repressor: MKKQERQQLLKRLLTTREIERQEDFVDLLAADGIHVTQATISRDIKEMQLVKLPAESGGYRYSLPVQKKIDTQKKLQRTLRDAYVSFAVQDQFGYLKVLPGNGPVIASLLEQMRYDFVFGVVGDDSKILTVCVSHQGALQLEKTIDRMLAD; this comes from the coding sequence ATGAAAAAGCAGGAACGTCAGCAATTGCTGAAACGGTTATTGACCACCCGTGAAATTGAACGCCAGGAGGATTTTGTTGACCTCTTAGCGGCGGATGGCATTCACGTCACTCAGGCGACGATTTCACGGGATATTAAGGAAATGCAACTTGTCAAATTGCCAGCCGAGTCTGGTGGGTACCGGTACAGCTTACCGGTGCAAAAGAAGATTGATACGCAAAAGAAGTTACAACGGACCCTGCGAGATGCCTACGTCTCCTTTGCCGTACAAGATCAATTTGGCTACTTAAAGGTGTTGCCAGGTAATGGTCCAGTGATTGCTTCACTGCTAGAACAGATGCGTTACGACTTTGTTTTCGGCGTGGTGGGGGATGATAGCAAGATCCTCACGGTTTGTGTTTCCCACCAGGGTGCCTTACAATTAGAAAAGACGATCGACCGCATGCTTGCGGATTGA
- the recN gene encoding DNA repair protein RecN, which yields MLQELSIKNFAIIDQLDVTFQNGMTVLTGETGAGKSIIIDAVGLLAGGRGSASFVRTGTPKAVIQGSFVFPADGVTYRVLDDLGIDHDDGSVILQREIHANGRNICRVNGMLVNTSTLKRIGETAVDIHGQNEHQELMQPDKHLGMLDEFAGKAVVPLERQYTTTYQAYTKLKSTLESRRANEKEWAQHLDMLRFQVNEIEAAQLEPGEEAQLVAERDRLDNFQKINDALQKAQVILTGEDTVPGVNDQLSDALQAMQAIADFDPAFKQIASGLETAYYALTDAVGDVSSQLDMLEWDEGRLDQIERRLEVINQLKYKYGDSEEQVLKYYDKIAAELKHMEATDETADDLEAKVATQASQLRQLGEQLSQARQTAARKLETAIHHELADLYMDKTVFEVRFDRAQGLLSTGLDHVEFYLRTNPGEAMLPLAKVASGGELSRIMLALKTIFSESQGITSIIFDEVDTGVSGRVAQAIAEKISGIARDSQVLCITHLPQVAAMADHHFFIAKQIVGDRTETKLTRLSEDKRVGELARMSAGTQVTKLAMEHAQELLTLAAQAKQK from the coding sequence GTGTTACAGGAGCTGTCTATTAAAAATTTTGCGATCATCGACCAACTAGACGTCACGTTTCAAAACGGCATGACGGTCCTTACCGGGGAAACCGGTGCTGGGAAATCGATTATCATTGACGCGGTCGGACTCTTAGCGGGTGGCCGGGGGTCGGCGAGCTTCGTCCGGACGGGAACCCCCAAAGCCGTGATTCAGGGAAGCTTCGTTTTCCCGGCAGACGGCGTGACTTACCGGGTCTTGGATGATCTGGGCATCGATCATGACGACGGCAGTGTCATCTTGCAACGGGAGATTCATGCTAACGGGCGCAACATTTGCCGGGTCAATGGGATGTTGGTCAACACCAGTACCTTAAAGCGAATCGGCGAGACGGCGGTGGACATTCACGGCCAAAATGAGCATCAGGAATTGATGCAGCCGGATAAGCATTTGGGGATGCTGGATGAATTTGCCGGTAAAGCGGTGGTGCCGCTGGAGCGACAGTACACCACGACCTATCAAGCTTATACTAAGTTGAAGTCGACCCTGGAGAGTCGACGGGCTAACGAAAAAGAATGGGCCCAACACTTAGATATGTTGCGGTTTCAAGTCAATGAGATTGAAGCGGCCCAGTTAGAACCGGGCGAAGAGGCACAATTGGTTGCCGAACGGGACCGGTTGGATAACTTTCAAAAAATCAACGATGCCTTGCAAAAGGCACAGGTTATTTTGACCGGGGAAGATACGGTTCCCGGCGTCAACGACCAACTGAGTGACGCCCTACAGGCCATGCAGGCCATTGCGGATTTTGACCCAGCGTTCAAGCAGATTGCCAGTGGCTTGGAAACGGCGTATTATGCTTTGACCGATGCGGTGGGGGATGTTTCTTCACAGCTAGATATGTTGGAGTGGGACGAAGGGCGCCTGGACCAGATTGAACGGCGATTAGAAGTCATTAATCAGTTGAAGTACAAATACGGTGATTCGGAAGAACAGGTGTTGAAGTACTACGACAAGATTGCGGCGGAGCTCAAGCACATGGAAGCGACCGACGAGACGGCTGACGACCTAGAAGCGAAGGTGGCAACCCAGGCGTCACAGCTACGGCAGTTAGGGGAGCAGTTGAGCCAGGCGCGACAAACGGCAGCGCGAAAGCTGGAAACGGCGATTCATCATGAGCTGGCTGATTTGTATATGGATAAAACGGTCTTTGAGGTACGGTTTGATCGTGCCCAGGGGCTATTGAGTACCGGGCTAGACCATGTGGAATTCTATCTGCGGACGAATCCGGGTGAGGCCATGTTACCCTTAGCCAAGGTAGCGTCTGGGGGAGAACTGTCCCGAATCATGTTGGCGCTAAAGACGATTTTTTCCGAGTCGCAGGGGATCACGTCCATTATCTTTGACGAAGTGGATACGGGGGTCAGCGGGCGCGTTGCCCAAGCCATTGCTGAAAAAATCAGTGGGATCGCGCGCGACTCGCAAGTCCTATGTATCACCCATCTTCCTCAGGTGGCGGCTATGGCGGACCATCACTTCTTTATTGCGAAACAAATCGTGGGCGACCGGACGGAAACCAAGCTGACCCGCCTCAGCGAAGACAAGCGGGTCGGTGAATTGGCCCGGATGTCGGCGGGGACCCAAGTCACTAAGCTGGCAATGGAACACGCCCAGGAATTATTGACACTGGCAGCCCAAGCAAAACAAAAATAA
- a CDS encoding collagen binding domain-containing protein: protein MGKRRIIWFLIGFLVLIVGAFSGSISARASDLSGETSGLDAGSPKITRSDNLVVANDSVLEEGQKYKVVYSWKVNDGVPITAGDWATITLPSAVLAFDQQMDTDIVLSGSKEIAGHLTFSANSRTGIITFNDKLQGTDIDRSGTISFWVVGKGSSTGSHSETTGTPSGGSDTGGGTGSHSSDDGSGSYVFNKVGWPGDKNSEDGAPVVTSLVWNIVFNGQGQDFGDTTVTDELGPYQTYIPGSVVLNDYCKDAVYTVESNADGTQITFKFSNVHSPIGFTFKAGLKPYASTDYGEYYNDAYLKTDNFADLTPSHVSGMATWGMQGNVGGDTYQGSVSFLKLSLGNKLALANAVYGLYRADGTYMLDRKTDADGTFSLKGLRTGKYYFSERVAPDCYLTNSDSVPFSISPSDSGQVVSVSQYDASESRSSVSTSSVPSAGSSDSTSSVPNASSSTLTSSVPSASSSDSTSLVPSGSSSPSTSSRPSGGSETSSSTGNVSDSSVTLSSSDDSGSRSGTTSSNHEKTSLGRPSGSESVTVVGTGQDTPTSSTPKTARERTHGTSAEIVATVTPGHHQKKAGFISQLPQTNEQKAVAGLFLGLLLLGGTLGYLQWRRNRS, encoded by the coding sequence ATGGGGAAAAGAAGGATTATTTGGTTTTTAATCGGTTTTCTAGTTCTGATTGTCGGAGCATTTAGCGGTAGTATATCCGCACGTGCGTCAGACTTATCGGGGGAAACCAGTGGGTTGGATGCAGGTTCACCTAAGATTACGCGATCGGATAATTTAGTCGTTGCGAACGATAGTGTTTTAGAGGAAGGCCAAAAATACAAGGTCGTCTACTCTTGGAAGGTTAATGATGGCGTTCCAATCACGGCTGGTGACTGGGCCACAATTACGTTGCCCAGCGCAGTTCTTGCTTTTGACCAGCAAATGGATACGGATATTGTCCTTTCAGGGTCAAAGGAAATTGCTGGTCATTTGACATTTTCGGCAAATTCACGGACTGGGATCATTACTTTTAACGATAAATTACAAGGAACGGATATCGACAGAAGCGGTACCATCAGTTTTTGGGTGGTCGGGAAAGGTTCTTCGACGGGAAGTCATTCGGAGACTACGGGCACGCCCAGTGGCGGATCCGATACTGGCGGTGGAACGGGTAGTCATTCTAGCGATGACGGCTCTGGTTCGTATGTGTTCAATAAAGTTGGCTGGCCAGGGGATAAAAACTCAGAAGATGGGGCCCCAGTGGTAACATCACTGGTTTGGAACATTGTGTTTAACGGACAAGGTCAAGATTTTGGTGATACGACCGTTACTGATGAGCTGGGACCTTATCAGACCTACATTCCCGGTTCTGTTGTGTTGAATGATTATTGTAAAGATGCGGTTTATACGGTCGAAAGTAACGCAGATGGAACGCAGATTACGTTCAAGTTTTCCAACGTCCATTCTCCTATCGGCTTTACCTTTAAGGCCGGACTAAAGCCGTATGCTAGTACCGACTATGGCGAGTACTACAACGATGCTTATCTAAAGACCGACAATTTTGCGGACTTAACGCCCTCACATGTTTCTGGAATGGCAACTTGGGGGATGCAAGGCAATGTTGGCGGTGACACCTATCAAGGAAGCGTCTCTTTCTTAAAGCTATCGTTGGGGAATAAGCTGGCGCTAGCTAATGCGGTTTATGGTCTGTATCGTGCGGATGGGACTTATATGTTAGACCGGAAGACGGACGCAGATGGAACCTTTTCGTTAAAAGGGCTAAGAACCGGAAAGTATTACTTCAGTGAGCGGGTAGCCCCTGATTGCTATCTGACGAACTCGGATAGCGTACCCTTTAGCATTTCGCCTAGCGATTCAGGCCAAGTGGTATCGGTATCGCAATATGACGCTAGTGAGTCTCGTTCGAGCGTCTCGACATCCTCGGTACCAAGTGCAGGCTCTAGTGATTCGACATCCTCGGTACCAAATGCAAGCTCAAGTACTTTGACATCTTCGGTACCAAGTGCAAGTTCTAGTGATTCGACATCCTTGGTACCAAGTGGGAGTTCAAGTCCTTCAACGTCATCACGACCAAGTGGGGGTTCTGAGACATCGTCATCAACGGGGAACGTCTCTGATAGCTCAGTAACACTTAGCTCAAGTGACGATTCGGGTAGTCGTTCAGGGACGACATCGTCCAATCACGAAAAGACCAGTTTGGGACGGCCATCGGGATCCGAAAGTGTAACGGTGGTCGGAACAGGACAAGACACGCCAACGTCCTCTACGCCCAAAACAGCTCGTGAACGGACCCATGGAACCTCCGCTGAAATTGTGGCAACTGTGACGCCGGGACATCACCAAAAGAAAGCCGGCTTTATTAGTCAGTTACCGCAGACGAATGAACAAAAAGCGGTAGCAGGGTTATTCCTAGGCCTTCTTCTCCTAGGTGGCACCCTCGGCTATCTACAATGGCGTCGGAACCGTTCCTAA